The Acinetobacter chinensis genomic sequence TTGGTGGTATGCAGGCGCTGCAATGGTCTGTGGATTACCCTGACCGCCTGCAGAAATGCGTCATCATTGCCAGTGCACCTAAACTTTCAGCCCAGAATATTGCCTTTAACGAAGTTGCACGTCAGTCCATCTTATCTGACCCTGACTTTCATAATGGTCGATACCTGGAGCATGACAGCTATCCAAAACGTGGTTTAATTCTGGCACGCATGGTTGGACATATCACCTATCTGTCTGAAGAAGCCATGAAACAGAAATTTGGACGCGATCTGAAGTCCGGCAAATTTATGTACGGCTTTGATGTGGAATTCCAGGTGGAAAGCTATCTGCGTTATCAGGGTGAACAGTTCAGCCGTAATTTCGATGCCAACACTTATCTGATCATGACCAAGGCACTGGACTACTTTGATCCATCGCGTGAGTATGAACAGTCATTGAAAAAAGCGATGGCAAACACAAAATGTCAGTTTATGGTGATCTCGTTTACCACTGACTGGCGCTTCACTCCACAACGCTCTCAGGAGATTGTGGATGCCCTGATCAGCAACCATAAACCGGTCAGTTATCTGGACATTGATGCAGAACAGGGACATGACTCCTTCCTGTTCCCTATTCCTTTATATGTCAAATCCTTACGTGCCTTTTTAGGTGGGGTTGAACACCTGAATGCAACACCACGGGAGACAGTATAATGCGTATTGATCATCAGCTTGCAGAGACATGGATTAAACCCGATTCCAAAGTGCTTGACCTCGGTTGTGGTGATGGTGAACTGCTGGCGCATATGAGCAAAAAACACAATATCCGTGCCTATGGTCTGGAAATTGACCAGGAAAAGATTGCAATTGCAGTCAGTAGAGGGTTAAATATTATACAGCAGGACTTAAACCTCGGTTTGAGTCGTTTTGCCGACCAGTCTTTTGACTATGTTGTCATGGCACAGGCTTTGCAAGCCGTAGATGCACCAGACGTTTTATTACGTGACATGGTGCGCGTGGGAAAACAGGCAATTATTACTTTTCCAAACTTTGCACACTGGAAGACCCGTTCTTTCCTGGCACTGAAAGGAAAAATGCCTGTTTCTGAAGCCCTACCCTATATGTGGTACAACACGCCTAATATTCATTTATGTACTTTCCGTGACTTTGAAGCTTTATGTGCTGAAAATAACATCCGGATTATTAACCGACTCGCCGTAAATGGGGACCAGCAAGGTAGTTTACTCAGTAAACATCTCCCGAATCTGTTTGGTGAAGTCGCAATTTATCGAGTGAGCGCTCTATGAAAAAAATATTATTCAGCACACTGGTTGTTGGACTGTTCAGCATTCAGACTCATGCAGACTATGTAGCTCCTGCCCCATCTGTTTCAAGTCAGGCAGCACAGTATTCTGTAATGGACATTAACAGCCTGAGCAAAGCTGCAAAAGCAGGTCAGCCTGGCGCACAGTTTTACCTGGCAACCAAATATCAGCATGGTAAAGATGTACAGAAAGATGACCATCAGGCATTTGCCTGGTATAAAGCAGCTGCCGATCAGGGACTGTCTCCTGCTCAGCTGAATGTTGGCCGTATGCTTGCTGATGGTATCGGAACCCGAAAAGACGAAGCGCTTGCCCGTAAATATTTTGAAAAAGCGGCCAGTCATGGTGATAACCGCGCCAGCTTTAACCTTGCCATGATGGATGAGCAGAAGAAAAACTACATGGGTGCTTACCAGTGGTATGAACTGTCCACACGTGACGGTATGCTGGATAATAAAGTCATCAACATGTCTGAAGCGAAAAAAACCGCTCTGGCTGCCAACCTGACACCAGATCAGATCCGTACTGCGCGTGACCGTGCAGACCAATGGATTCAGGCACAGTAAGCTGTATTTTGAAAAACCAAAGCACCTACGGGTGCTTTTTTATTTACCAGAACCAATGCTTTTTCATCGCACCTAAAAACTCTTGTGTAATTGGATAACCTGAAGCAGAACCAATGACAGAATCAATATCGCATGATGGACACATCGCAGTATCATCATGATCGACCCACTTCGTTATCTCCTGATAATCGAAAATATCCAGACAATAAAAACAGCCACACGTATCACTTTCACTCAAAAGCTTACGGTGACAACTTGATGTTTTATGCGCTGCGATAATGTCTGATGAGTCAAAATTTTTCATATTTTTATTATCAATGATTGAAGGTATTAGCAATAAGCTAGCTGAGAAATCACGATTTATCAAATTCCGTATTTACCTTTTTAAAGTATATAAAGTCGATCACAGTCATATTTTTCCACAGCAGGAACTGTAATGATGAGCTGAATATTCAAATAAAAATACGGAAATTAAATGAAATCAGTCGTCTGTCAGAATGCCGAATTAAAAATAGAACACTTAACTGAACTGCTCCCTGCCAAAGGTCAGGTACTGCTGGACGTAATCCGCTGCGGAATCTGTGGCAGTGACTTACACATGCAGCACAACTGCGACCATATGCATAACCTCGCTGCAAAAGTTGGCTTTAAGGGACTTGCCAGAAATTCAGATAAGTTTGTCATGGGACATGAATTTTGCGGAAA encodes the following:
- the metX gene encoding homoserine O-succinyltransferase MetX, whose amino-acid sequence is MSLPVDSVGVVTPEKFQFEEPLELECGRILPRFEIMVETYGELNADRSNAVLICHALSGHHHAAGYHHEDDKKPGWWDACIGPGKAIDTSKFFVVALNNIGGCSGSTGPTSPNPENENRPYGPDFPLVTVRDWVKTQAMLSDRMGINTWYAVIGGSLGGMQALQWSVDYPDRLQKCVIIASAPKLSAQNIAFNEVARQSILSDPDFHNGRYLEHDSYPKRGLILARMVGHITYLSEEAMKQKFGRDLKSGKFMYGFDVEFQVESYLRYQGEQFSRNFDANTYLIMTKALDYFDPSREYEQSLKKAMANTKCQFMVISFTTDWRFTPQRSQEIVDALISNHKPVSYLDIDAEQGHDSFLFPIPLYVKSLRAFLGGVEHLNATPRETV
- the metW gene encoding methionine biosynthesis protein MetW — translated: MRIDHQLAETWIKPDSKVLDLGCGDGELLAHMSKKHNIRAYGLEIDQEKIAIAVSRGLNIIQQDLNLGLSRFADQSFDYVVMAQALQAVDAPDVLLRDMVRVGKQAIITFPNFAHWKTRSFLALKGKMPVSEALPYMWYNTPNIHLCTFRDFEALCAENNIRIINRLAVNGDQQGSLLSKHLPNLFGEVAIYRVSAL
- a CDS encoding tetratricopeptide repeat protein; amino-acid sequence: MKKILFSTLVVGLFSIQTHADYVAPAPSVSSQAAQYSVMDINSLSKAAKAGQPGAQFYLATKYQHGKDVQKDDHQAFAWYKAAADQGLSPAQLNVGRMLADGIGTRKDEALARKYFEKAASHGDNRASFNLAMMDEQKKNYMGAYQWYELSTRDGMLDNKVINMSEAKKTALAANLTPDQIRTARDRADQWIQAQ
- a CDS encoding cytoplasmic protein, which encodes MINRDFSASLLLIPSIIDNKNMKNFDSSDIIAAHKTSSCHRKLLSESDTCGCFYCLDIFDYQEITKWVDHDDTAMCPSCDIDSVIGSASGYPITQEFLGAMKKHWFW